The segment TGGCCGCGCGCCCGGCGGGCGCGCAGCCGCTCAGCCTCCGCCGCGAAGACAAGCCGCAGGGCCTCGACCAGCGCGTAGAAGGTGACGGCCGGCGCGGCGAAGCGGGCGATCTCCAAAGTGATCGGGTACGCCCCGGCGCCACCGGCCGGCGGCAGCTCCAGGACGAAGAGCTGGAACGAGTTGTAGAGGACATCGGTGAACCGGGCGGAATCACCCATATACTGATGAAGGCCTATGTATCCAAACAGGAGGGACAGGACCGCCGCGGCGGTGAAGAGGGCGCGCATGCCGACGACAGGGGTGTACCGCTTGTCGCCTGCCATCCCACCTCACCTTCGATGCGTAGCCATTCTATGACTGAAAGCGATCAATGGCGCTCATGATTTTGTTCAGCAGGGCTGTACGATGCGGGCGTGAGGGAGCGAGCGAACCCGGAGGCACAGTGACCACTGCTCTTCCGCCGGTCGGCGAGCGCATCCGCGAGGCGCGGCTGCGCCACGGAATGAGCCTGCGCGCCCTGGCGCGGGCGGTGGGCGTGTCCGCCAGCTTGATCTCCCAGATCGAAACGGGCAAGAGCCGCCCGTCGGTGAGCACCCTGTACGCGATCACCAAAGCGCTGGAGATCTCCGTCGAGGACGTCTTCGACAACGCGGAGGCGGACGCGTCCGACCTCGGTGCGGCGGAGCCGATGATCGGCACGGCGCTCCAGGCGGTGCACGGGTTCGCCCAGCCGGCCGGCCACCGCATCGGTCCGATCGTGCGCCCCGAGGCCCGCGAGGTGCTGCAGCTGGACTCCGGCGTGACCTGGGAGCGCCTGGGGCACGTGCCGGGCACGCGGATCGACTTCCTGCTGGTGACGTACGCGCCGGGAGGCAGCTCGTCCAGCGGCGACCAGCTCATGCGCCACTCCGGGTTGGAGTACGGGTTTCTGCTCGAAGGTGAGCTGACCCTGACGCTCGGCTTCGAGGAGCACCTGCTGCGCCCGGGCGACGCGGTCTCGTTCCCGTCGAGCACCCCCCACCGGTACCGGAACGACGGGGTCACGCCCGCCGTCGGCGTCTGGTACGTGCACGAAGAGCCTTGACGGTTCCTGTGAACCGTTAAGTGACGCTTGACACGGGCCCTTAACACGTCCTTCACTGAGGGGGTCGCCTCAGTGAGGAGGGCGCGGTGGCTATCCGCACGTTCGGGACGAACGCCGTCGACTGGGAAGAGCGTGTCGACCTGGATCGGCTGCGCCGCGAGCGGCTTGACCGGCTCAAGGCCCAGCTGGACGCGTCGGAGTTCGGCGCGCTGCTCACCTTCGACTTCTCCAACATCCGCTATCTGACGTCCACGCACATCGGCACCTGGGCGATGGACAAGCTGATCCGGTTTGCCGTGCTGCCTCGCGGCGGCGAGCCGGTGATCTGGGACTTCGGTTCCGCTGCCCGGCACCACCAGCTCTACAACCCGTGGCTCGACGGCACCGAGCGGGCCCGGGCCGGGATCTCCACGCTGCGCGGGGCCTTCCATCCGGACGCGGGCATCGCCGCAGACGTCGCCAAGAAGGTCGCCACCGTGCTGCGCGAGCACGGCCTGGCGGACGCGCCGGTCGGCGTCGACCTGATCGAGATGCCGGTCCTGGCCGCGCTGCAGGCCGAGGGACTGACCGTCGTGGACGGGCAGCAGGTCTTCCTGGAGTCGCGGCGCATCAAGACCCGTGACGAGATCAGCCTGCTCGCACAGGCGTGCGCGATGGTCGACGCGGCGTACGAGGAGCTGTACGAGTTCCTGCGCCCCGGCGTCCGGGAGAACGAGTGCGTCGGCCTGGTCAGCAAGGTCCTCTACGACCTCGGCAGCGAGTACGTCGAGGGGGTCAACGCGATCTCCGGCGAGCGGTGCGCGCCCCACCCGCACGTGTACAGCGACCGGTTGATCCGCCCCGGCGACCCGGCGTTCTTCGACATCCTGCACAGCCACCTCGGCTACCGCACGTGCTACTACCGCTGCTTCGCGGTGGGCAGCGCGTCGCGCGGCATGCGGGACGCGTACACCCGGTGCCGGGAGTACATGGACCAGGCGATAGCGCTGGTCAAGCCGGGCACGACCACGGCCGACATCGTGTCGCTGTGGCCGCGCGCCGAGGAGTTCGGGTTCCCCGACGAGATGGCCGCCTTCGCGCTGCAGTACGGGCACGGTGTCGGGCTCTCCATCTGGGAGAAGCCGGTGTTCAGCCGGCTCGTCTCGCTGGATCACCCCGAGGTGCTGGAAGAGGGCATGGTCTTCGCGCTGGAGACGTACTGGCCGGCCGGCGACGGCTACTCCGCGGCGCGGATCGAGGAGGAGGTCGTGGTCACCGCCGACGGGTGCGAGGTGATCACGAAGTTCCCGGCCGAGAAGCTGCTGATCGCGGGGCGCCGGTACTGGACAGTGGACGGCCCGCTGCCGACCGCTCGCGAGGCGCAGTCCCACCTGAACACGCTCAAGGGGCGGGCGAATGACGCCGGACGAGCTGCTCGACGCGTACGCGGAGATGGTTTTGATCCGGCGCACCGAGAAGGCCGCACATGACCTCTTCATGTCCGGCCTGGTCAAGGGCACCACCCACCTGGCCGCCGGGCACGAGGCGGTCGCGGTCGGCGCCAGCGCCGCGCTGCACCCGGACGACTACGTCTTCGCCACGTACCGCGGCCACCACCACGCGCTGGCCCGCGGCGCGACGCCGGAGGAGTGCCTGGCCGAGCTGATGAGCCGGTCCACCGGGCTGTGCCAGGCCAAGGGCGGCTCGATGCACCTGACCAAGGCGAGCAAAGGCATGCTCGGCTCGTACGCGATCGTCGGCGCGCACCTGCCGATGGCCGCCGGCGCGGCGTGGTCGGCGAAGCTGCGCGGCAGCGGCCAGGTGGCCGTGGCGTTCTTCGGGGACGGCGCCACGAACATCGGCGCGTTCCACGAGGCGCTCAACCTCGCGGCGGTGTGGTCGCTGCCGGTGCTGTTCGTCTGCGAAAACAACCTCTACATGGAGTACACGCCGATCGAGGCGGTGACCGCGGTGCCCAACCCGGCCGCCGACCGGGCCGCCGGGTACAACATGCCCGCCGAGATCATCGACGGCAACGACGTGGTGGTCGTGTGGGAGACGGTGGCGCGGGCCGCCGAGCGGGCGCGCAAGGGCGACGGGCCGACCCTCATCGAGGCGCAGACGTACCGCCACTTCGGACACAGCCGCGCCGACCCGGCCAAGTACCGCCCGGCCGACGAGGTGGAGCGGTGGATGAAGCACGACCCGCTCGACGTGGCCCGGGCCCGGCTGGAGGCGCTGGGCGTGTCACCGGACACGATCGCGGAGCGCGACCGGCGGGCGGCGGCCACAGTGGACGCCGCCATCGCCGCGGCCAAGAACGCGCCAGAGCCGGAGCCGGCAATGGCCTTCACCGACGTGTGGGCGGACGGGGGAGCGGCATGGCGGACGTGAAGTTCACGTACCGGGACGCGGTGGCCGAGGGCATCGCCCGCGAGATGCGCCGGGACCCGAGCGTCGTCTGCCTGGGGGAAGACATCGGCGCGGCGGAGGGTGTGTTCAAGACGACTGTCGGGCTCTTCAAGGAGTTCGGGCCGGGGCGCGTCTGGGACACGCCGATCTCGGAGCAGGCGATCGTCGGTGCCGCCATGGGCGCGGCCATGACCGGCATGCGGCCGGTCGCCGAGATCATGTTCAGCGACTTCCTCGCGTGCTGCTGGGACTACCTGGCCAACGAGATCCCGAAGGCGCGCTACATGACCGGCGGGCAGGTGACCGTGCCGCTGGTCGTGCGCACGGCCAACGGCGGCGGGCTGGGCTTCGGCGCCCAGCACTCGCAGGCGGTGGAAAACTGGGCGTTGGCCGTCCCCGGCCTCAAGATCGTGGCGCCGTCCAACCCTGCCGACGTGGTCGGCCTGATGGCGGCGGCCATCCGCAGCGACGACCCGGTCGTCTTCTTCGAACACAAGGCGCTGCTCGCGGGCTCCGGGCCGCGCCCGCCGGACGACCATGTGGTCGAGCTCGGCCAGGCGGCGGTGGCCCGTGAGGGCACCGACGTCACGGTCGTGGCGCTCGCCTCCACAGTGCCGCTTTCGCTGAAGGCGGCCGAGCAGCTGGCCGGCGAGGGCATCTCGGTCGAGGTGATCGACCTGCGCTGCCTCATCCCGCTCGACATGCGCACCGTCCTGCGCTCGCTCGAGCGGACCTCCCGGCTCGTCGTCGTGGAGGAAAACCCGTACCAGGGCGGCTGGGGCGGCACGGTCGTCTCGGTCGTCGCCGACGAAGGCTTCGAACTGCTCGACGCCCCGATCAAGCGGGTCGCCGGTGCCAACGTGCCACTGCCGTTCGCCGACTCGCTCGAAGCCGAGGTGATCCCGACCGTCGACAAGGTCACCGAGGCGATCCGAAGGCTAACCGCCTATTAGGGAGTGCCCTCATGCCGAACCGTATTCTGCTCCGCGGCGGCCATATCCTCACGATGGACGCGTCGCTCGGTGACCTGCCGAGCGGCGACATTCTGATCGAAGACGACGAGATCGTCGGTATCGAGCCGCACATCGAGGCCGACGCCGAGGTGGTCGACGCCGCCGGCCGCATCGTCATACCCGGCTTCGTCGACACCCACCGGCACACCTGGGAGTCCGCGATCCGCGGCGTGGCGCCGAATGCCACGCTTGACGACTACTTCGTCGACATCCTGGACACGTTCGCGCCGGTGTACACCCCGGACGACGTGTACGCGAGCAACCTGGCCGGCGCGCTGGAGTGCCTCAACGCGGGCATCACGACGCTCGTCGACTGGTCGCACATCAACAACACGCCGGACCACCCGGACGCCGGCATCCGCGGCCTGCAGGAGGCGGGCATCCGCGCGCAGTACGCGTACGGCAGCGCGAACACCTCGCTCGCCGACTACTGGTTCGAGAGCAAGATCGTGATCCCGAAGGACGACGTGCGGCGCATCCGGGACACGTACTTCTCCTCCCCCGACGGGCTGCTCACGATGGGCCTCGCCACCCGCGGTCCCGGCTTCTGCACCGACGACGTGGTGCGCGCCGAGTGGGAGATGGCCCGTGACCTGGGCATCCCGATCACCGTGCACGTGGCGATGGGGCGGATGGCCGGCCGCTTCGGCATGATCAAGCAGCTCGACGGGCTGGGCCTGCTCGGCGCCGACACCACGTACATCCACTGCTGCTACTTCAGCGAGGAGGAGTGGGGGCTCGTCGCCCGCAGCGGCGGCACGGTCTCCATCGCACCGCAGGTCGAGGTCCAGATGGGGCACGGATGGCCGCCGGTCGCCAAATCCATCGAGTACGGCCTGCGCCCCAGCCTCTCGATCGACGTGGTGACCACGGTGCCGGGCGACATGTTCACCCAGATCCGCAGCGCGTTCGGCACCGACCGGGCGCGGCGCAACGCGATCTACTGGGAGAAGAACGAGCCGGCCGAGGGGCACCTCACCGCACGCCAGATGCTGGAGATCGCCACGCTCAACGGCGCACACGTCGCCGGCCTGGAAGACCGCACCGGCTCGCTGACCGTCGGCAAGCAGGCCGACATCGTGCTCATCGACGCGCGGGCGATCAACATCGCGCCGGTGCACGACGCGGTCACCGCGGTCACGCTTTGCGCCGACGTGTCCAACGTGGAGTCCGTGCTCGTGGCCGGGCAGTTCGTCAAGCGCGACGGCAAGTTGCTGGCCGACGTCACTCGGGCCCGCCAGCTCGTGGAGAACGCCCGCGACCGTCTGCTCGGCGCGGTGGCCGACAAGAAGGCCGTGGCGGCGTGAGCGTTTCCCGCCATGTCGTGCGGAGGGCGTCGGAGGCGGTGTTCACCGCCGTCTCCGGCGGCTACTCGCGCTGGTCCATCGTGGACGAAGGCGTGCCGGGCGCCGTGCACACCGGGTTCGCCGTCTGCGAGCTGGCGCCCGGCGCCTCCGTCCCCAGCCAGGTCAACTGGTTCGAGGAGTCGGTCTTCCTGCTCAGCGGGTCCGCCGTGATGGACACGCCCGGCGGGTCGTACCGGTTGGAGCCCGGCGACTACGGCCTCGTCAACACCGGCGTGCCGTACGCGTGGCGCAACCTGGGCGACGAGCCGGCCCGGTGGGCGCAGATGCAGGCGCCGCAGCCGCGCGGGCGGATGGGCGGCGACACGCTGCCGGTAGCACTGGCCACCCCCGGGCCGGTGCTACCGGTGGATCCCCGAGACCCGCGCAACCAGACGTTCGGCCACATCGCGCCGCAGCACATGGAGCCGGGCAAGCAGAGCCAGGACCTGCTCGCGGTATCGGCGAGCATGCGCACCGCACTGCTGGTCTACAGCGGCATCACGGTGAAGATGATGGTGGACAGCGACCTCGGCGCCGACCTGTCCACGATGTTCATGGTGCAGTACCAGCCGGACGGCGTCGCCGGCGCGCACGACCACCCCTTCGAGGAGACGTACCTGATCCTCGAGGGCGCCACCGATGCCACCTTCGACGGCGAGAGGTACCGCCTCGAGGTCGGCGACGTGGCGTGGGCGGGTGTCGGCTGCGTGCACGGCTTCGCCAACGCCGGCGCCGGGCCGGTGCGGTGGCTGGAGACACAGGCCCCGCAGCCGCCGCCCCGCCATTCGTACCGCTTCGCCCGCGACTGGACGTACCTGGTCGAGGTTGTGGACAAGGAGGAC is part of the Phytohabitans houttuyneae genome and harbors:
- a CDS encoding M24 family metallopeptidase; the encoded protein is MAIRTFGTNAVDWEERVDLDRLRRERLDRLKAQLDASEFGALLTFDFSNIRYLTSTHIGTWAMDKLIRFAVLPRGGEPVIWDFGSAARHHQLYNPWLDGTERARAGISTLRGAFHPDAGIAADVAKKVATVLREHGLADAPVGVDLIEMPVLAALQAEGLTVVDGQQVFLESRRIKTRDEISLLAQACAMVDAAYEELYEFLRPGVRENECVGLVSKVLYDLGSEYVEGVNAISGERCAPHPHVYSDRLIRPGDPAFFDILHSHLGYRTCYYRCFAVGSASRGMRDAYTRCREYMDQAIALVKPGTTTADIVSLWPRAEEFGFPDEMAAFALQYGHGVGLSIWEKPVFSRLVSLDHPEVLEEGMVFALETYWPAGDGYSAARIEEEVVVTADGCEVITKFPAEKLLIAGRRYWTVDGPLPTAREAQSHLNTLKGRANDAGRAARRVRGDGFDPAHREGRT
- a CDS encoding amidohydrolase family protein; protein product: MPNRILLRGGHILTMDASLGDLPSGDILIEDDEIVGIEPHIEADAEVVDAAGRIVIPGFVDTHRHTWESAIRGVAPNATLDDYFVDILDTFAPVYTPDDVYASNLAGALECLNAGITTLVDWSHINNTPDHPDAGIRGLQEAGIRAQYAYGSANTSLADYWFESKIVIPKDDVRRIRDTYFSSPDGLLTMGLATRGPGFCTDDVVRAEWEMARDLGIPITVHVAMGRMAGRFGMIKQLDGLGLLGADTTYIHCCYFSEEEWGLVARSGGTVSIAPQVEVQMGHGWPPVAKSIEYGLRPSLSIDVVTTVPGDMFTQIRSAFGTDRARRNAIYWEKNEPAEGHLTARQMLEIATLNGAHVAGLEDRTGSLTVGKQADIVLIDARAINIAPVHDAVTAVTLCADVSNVESVLVAGQFVKRDGKLLADVTRARQLVENARDRLLGAVADKKAVAA
- a CDS encoding helix-turn-helix domain-containing protein, which codes for MTTALPPVGERIREARLRHGMSLRALARAVGVSASLISQIETGKSRPSVSTLYAITKALEISVEDVFDNAEADASDLGAAEPMIGTALQAVHGFAQPAGHRIGPIVRPEAREVLQLDSGVTWERLGHVPGTRIDFLLVTYAPGGSSSSGDQLMRHSGLEYGFLLEGELTLTLGFEEHLLRPGDAVSFPSSTPHRYRNDGVTPAVGVWYVHEEP
- a CDS encoding thiamine pyrophosphate-dependent dehydrogenase E1 component subunit alpha, whose translation is MTPDELLDAYAEMVLIRRTEKAAHDLFMSGLVKGTTHLAAGHEAVAVGASAALHPDDYVFATYRGHHHALARGATPEECLAELMSRSTGLCQAKGGSMHLTKASKGMLGSYAIVGAHLPMAAGAAWSAKLRGSGQVAVAFFGDGATNIGAFHEALNLAAVWSLPVLFVCENNLYMEYTPIEAVTAVPNPAADRAAGYNMPAEIIDGNDVVVVWETVARAAERARKGDGPTLIEAQTYRHFGHSRADPAKYRPADEVERWMKHDPLDVARARLEALGVSPDTIAERDRRAAATVDAAIAAAKNAPEPEPAMAFTDVWADGGAAWRT
- a CDS encoding alpha-ketoacid dehydrogenase subunit beta, with product MADVKFTYRDAVAEGIAREMRRDPSVVCLGEDIGAAEGVFKTTVGLFKEFGPGRVWDTPISEQAIVGAAMGAAMTGMRPVAEIMFSDFLACCWDYLANEIPKARYMTGGQVTVPLVVRTANGGGLGFGAQHSQAVENWALAVPGLKIVAPSNPADVVGLMAAAIRSDDPVVFFEHKALLAGSGPRPPDDHVVELGQAAVAREGTDVTVVALASTVPLSLKAAEQLAGEGISVEVIDLRCLIPLDMRTVLRSLERTSRLVVVEENPYQGGWGGTVVSVVADEGFELLDAPIKRVAGANVPLPFADSLEAEVIPTVDKVTEAIRRLTAY
- a CDS encoding cupin domain-containing protein, with the translated sequence MSVSRHVVRRASEAVFTAVSGGYSRWSIVDEGVPGAVHTGFAVCELAPGASVPSQVNWFEESVFLLSGSAVMDTPGGSYRLEPGDYGLVNTGVPYAWRNLGDEPARWAQMQAPQPRGRMGGDTLPVALATPGPVLPVDPRDPRNQTFGHIAPQHMEPGKQSQDLLAVSASMRTALLVYSGITVKMMVDSDLGADLSTMFMVQYQPDGVAGAHDHPFEETYLILEGATDATFDGERYRLEVGDVAWAGVGCVHGFANAGAGPVRWLETQAPQPPPRHSYRFARDWTYLVEVVDKEDT